The Lolium rigidum isolate FL_2022 chromosome 1, APGP_CSIRO_Lrig_0.1, whole genome shotgun sequence region gttcgaagtcccggatgtgatcccggacatcacgaggagttccagaatggtccggagaataagattcatatataggatgtcattttatgtgaataaaatgtcgcgaaaggttctatggaaggttctagaaggttctagaaaagtccggaagaaaccaccaaggaaggtggagtccacatgggactccacctccatggccggccaaccctagtgggggaggagtcccaagtggactccccttagggggccggccacccccccatatgggaggtggaactcccaccttggtgggagtcctagctaggctaggtttccccctccctatggaaggtttttggttcgggtcttattcgaagacttggagaccaactcttggggttccacctatataatgagggccaaggggagggggccgaccacctcaaacaccaccaaggtggccgcaccccatagtggccggcgccctctccccaaaccctagccgccccgctcctccacttcccgcacgcttagcgaagctccgccggacttctccaccaccaccgacaccacgccgtcgtgctcgtcggattcaagaggagctactacttccgctgcccgccggaacggggaggtggacgtcgtcttcatcaacaaccgaacgtgtgaccgagtacggaggtgccgcccgttcgtggcgccggaaccgatcgtgatcaagatcttctacgcgctttgcaagcggcaagtgaacgtctaccgcagcaacaagagcctcatcttgtaggctttggaatctcttcaagggtgagactcgataccccctcgttgctaccgtcttctagattgcatcttggcttggattgcgtgttcgcggtaggaaattttttgttttctatgcaacgttatcctacaatagtGTCATGAATGAAATCAGTTTTAGATCAGCATAAATTTGATCAAGTGGTGTTAGTACACACACGTGAAGGAATTCTAATATCGAGGCCCACAATCTCGCTCGCTTTGCTTTCGCTTTAGGTCCATGTCGTCATTTGTGGGCCTTGACAACATATGATGTAATATCTATTCGTGTAAACATTATGACTGATCAATAAAGCTAAAGCTTGTTCCTTAAAATAATTAGAGTTTTTTATGAAATAACCATCATAAATGATAAAACTGAGTTCCACGAAAAAGGCCACATGATTTTCGATTCATATTACTGATATTGTCCATGGACCTTTTTTTTAGAATACGCCTTGTGAGACATAACATGGACCATATCATCCAATTATATGATTGTGATACAAGAATATATAATTATCTCTATAATTACTCACAGGGCATATATTCAACACAAGTTACTGTCAAGCCTTCTAACTGGTCACAACTCACAGGTATCTTGGTACCTTGGGGGCCTAGCCAATGATTTTGAAATGTAGCTGTGCTCAGGTCAGGTGTGTCCTCATCGTTGCTACTAATCATGCACTTGCAGTCGTTGTGATGCCACCGGCTAGGATGCTATAAGTAGGCATGGCACCGAGAGCGATTTGAGTGGGAGCCAAGAGGCGTACATGGATCGATCGGAAATGTTGGGTGACGAGTCACGTACGTATCACATCACGCTTGTTTGCTGTGTCAGCCCACTTCAATCTCGCACCGCATGAATGATTGGATTAACTAGATTGCTCCCTGTCGACGAAACCTCCGTGTCTTGTTTAGCTGTGAAATTCCAGAGTTCTCACCAGAGCTAGTCTTCACGTGTCCGTCTGCAGCGACAGATTGATGGGTGGCGCATCTAAAGAACAATGGCTGAGACTTAAAAGAAAGACTTGCAAACTAAGCCAGATTGCTAAGGCTCCACGTGGTAATTCCGTGGATTGAGTTTATCCATCTACCCAACAAGCCTCGTAGCCGTTCTCTTTTGTACTATTCTCTCCGATCTCTCTGTCTCACCAAAATTGTCTGAACTTTAACAAAAATTGAATGTAACTACCTACTAAATAGTGTTTAGATACACCTAAATTTTAACGAAGTTAAGATACTTTTAGTGTGACGGAGGGAGTAAGTGTCGTTTGTTGTAAGCTATAAGTTCAGCTGACATTAACTGAGCCTGACCGAGGTGTTAGTCAGTAGGACGACCTTGGGTTTGAGCCTGGCCCGTCGATTGCTTGAGCCAGATTTCGAGCGTCACATATGATTGTCATTGCAGCAGTCACCAACAGAATGTAACTAAATGACTAAAAGCAGCTCGCAGATGGTTACACCTTACACTGACAGCAGACCAATCAACAGCGAGAAGGGAACGATTAGCGTCACTTCAATCACCAGCTGGTTGTAGTCGAGTCCACCCAACCTGTTCCATGATTGACTTCATGTTGATGCTGGAGCTGGTGCATGAGCACAAGCATTAGCTAGCAGCACTGTGGATAGCACACAGCACAGACTGAATCGGTATATTTGTTGTGCTCTGTATGCAGTATGCACATTAGGACTAAACCGCATGATCCATCCATGTACAACCATCCAAGGTGACAGAACACTTGCACCCAGTTAGCAAGCTGACGCGACCCAAAAAACAAAAGAATACACAGCAACTGATGTGCAGCAAAGAAAAAGGTAAACTACTGGTAGATTAGGCCATAATTTTGGCTTAGTCAGAGACCTCCTATATTTCATATCCCGGAGTTTTAGTTCTCTCATAACTTCCTATCTTGCACATTCCTCCACTTGGCGATGGTGATGGTTATGGCGATGGGAGGAGCACGATGTGTTCTGGGTTTTCACCTCTCGGGAGGAATTGCAGCAGCTGACGTGCCTTTCTGGGTGGATATGGCTGAAGCGAGGGCGATAGGCATCAGGCAGAGGCCCTTGTTCTGAAGGTACTGCATTGCTTTGGTGATGCTTGTTTCCATCAGCTTTATAACTTCTTGCTCAAATACCAAGCTATCTTCCGGGTCTGCTATGTCCAGTAGATTGCTACGGCCCTGGGGAAAGCATGGCAGTGTAATAAATTGAGCACATGGGCATTCTAGAGAAAAGCAAGAACTTCCACGAAGTGTTGATACATCAGCGTGAGTACAACTAATTTGGATTTTGCTACACATAACTAAAGAGAGAGATGGAGTACAATATAAATTGTAACTACAGTGCAAGTGGAGGTCTAAGATTCCTAAAACAAGCCATCATGTCATAGCTGTGGTTTGAGGCATTGGAATTAGATGTGTTGATATGCTACTGAAGAAAAAAAAGTAACACGAGGAGGAACAAAGACAACAGTTTCAGACAGTTATTATTTTGATCTAATCATAATCTCCATATATTTTGACGAAAAACTGAGAATCGCCATAGCAGTAATGATCTCAACATTGGGGGTGCAAAAAGTATGTCATTGTCTATCCGATGTTCTTGACGCCAGGAGTCGCAACAATAAACTATCAACTTTATGCAAATAAGTTTGGTACCTCAGTTTGAGAATCCGCGAGGAGGGGAAGAACTGCCCCAGGAGCTCCTAGCCTACTCATGCTCAAGACCTGTAACGAAGAAACCAGGACGATTTGTTACAAAGGAAAGAAAATGTGGAAGAATAACAACAATCAGGGAAAGTTACTACTCATAAACTTGTTTGTGCCGTACCTTCACTTGAAGCTGAAGAAATTTCACATAATCAATTATTTCATCAAGCATTGATGACTTATCTGCCTGTTAAAAGCAAGAGATGGCTATTGATTAAGAATTTTATATCGAGCTGACTAAGAAACATAAGAACTCCCAAATCGGCAGCCAGCCCACCACAAGATATGCGAATTTCGCAGATGACATGTGATCATGGTGCATTGCTGGTACTGCTagaaaagttcaaatttggaaaattcTAGTTTGGCAAAGTGTTGTTTACGAACCAAACATGCCCGGAATTTTAAGCACAACCAACAAGAACTGAACCAATGACATAATACGTGAACCCTAACTGATTAATATTTGGGACCAATGTTAGTTGCACTGTTCAAATCTTAAGATCCAAATAATTTGCTTGCTTCAGTTGTTTCAGTGGGCCAATTTAAAACAGTACTTCAGTAGGTATGTTCCCCTGATGTGTTATCACTTATTACCATATATCTCAGTCACTTTTGGTTTCATTATATTCAAGTTTTAAAGATTAAAGCTTCCAGTGTTTTATTAAAGATATGTTCATTGACAACCAATTCAGATACTGTGAATTGTTATGATGATAGCAACTGTGTGCTCAATAGGGGGGGAAATATTTTGCACGTTTGTAATACCATAcgtaaacacacaaaaaaaaaaggttacCTTATTGGAGTTTGGTACAAGATCTTGGAGATTTTTCATCCTCTCTGAAATTTTCTCTCTGCGAAGCTGCAGCACAAGGCAAATTCCAGTCAAGACTATCCTAGGGCATGCGACCCACATACGCAGACAAAATAATAATCCAATTTAAATAAATTCTACAACGTTTTTACTTGTCTAATGTGCATGTCTAAGAAGACTCACCCGTTCAGCAATACTATGAGGGTCTGTTGCCTGTCCACGACGAGCCCTTGCACGTGGCTTTGCGCTGACAACATTTCCATGAGCTGAATTTGCTTGGTGTTGCGCATCATAAGAACGGCTGATAGGTACAGGGTATTCACTTTTATTGCTATGGATCATAGATGTTATCTGAATATTTGCAAACAGAGTCCAACGCAGTTAGATATGAATCCAAGGTAAAAAGAATAAGAACACTTAATATGATAGCAAATGCTAAAGAAAACCTTTGAAGGAATCAGTGCCCCTTGTGGTTCAGTAACTGCCGTCGGACTACCAGAAACGAAAGAAGGAAGAGGAATATTGCACATTGTATATTGCTCCTGCAATATGAATAACTGAAGTTAATTTACTGATACTTTTTTGGGTGAACGAAAAGTTGCACTCTTGCAGTTATAGTCTTATAGAAATTGCTGTTTAGTGGCCGAGTTCTAAAATTAAAACCTGTTGTTCAGCCTTCAAACCACCAATAGCTAGTTGTGATTGCTGGGCCGTAGCCAAAGATGAGATGCTACCATTGGTGAATCCTTTGCTATCCTGTATTGCCACAAGAAGAATATTTCATTAAATGAACTATATACAGTATCACCAACATGGTTATAGTTGTATCTTTATCACGAGCATTACATGTAGTGATACCATGGTAGCCTTATCAGATACTGGAAGGTTCCCATTTGAATAGCCTGTATTGAACATAGCAGCATTTTGTGCCCCTTGATAACTGAAAGCTTCTAGGTTTACTGGTTCCATGTAGGAAGAAACATTTTGGTATGTGGAACAGAGAGTTGAGGCTGAAGAAACAGCTTGTACATCAGCAAGAAAAGCTGAAATTTCACTCTCATTGCTTTCAATTGAACTAGACAAGGCATGAGGTAGTTCGAGAAGGCCAGGGGTATCCAACTGCGCGTCAAATATTCCAGGTGTTGAATTGCACTGAAGAATCCCTTGAGGGATTAAATTGCTTTGCAGACTGCCATTGTCCTGATGTTGCTGAAGCTCCACGAGGCTGTTCGCAGGCTTATCCTCTGATAGATTCTCGCTGGGTAATAGATCAGCCTGAGTGCTGTACTGCAAACATCCATTTGTAAACACAGCAGTGTTCTTTTCATGCTCATCAAACTTCAAATTTTGATCTGATCTAGCTCTGAAATATCCTGTAGGTGGCATAGTTCCTTCTTCTGCATATGGTTCCACAGAGCCATCAACAAAACTATAATTCTCAGACGCAGAATTGCTAGGCCATGATGAAAAGAAGGAACCAGCAGGGTAGTCCATCTTTACACCCTTACAAACTGACTTCACAGCCTCTGATAAAAAATATTATGGAAAAAGCGTCTTCTAGGCACTGAAAGAACCCACAACTGATGATCCTGTCATTCTTCCCTGAAACGAGAATCTAGCTTGATTCTTAAAAGACAGTTTCTGACGAGCTGGGTGTTCTTATTGTACAAAGCTGTACCCTCGAAGCTGAATGAAGTTCAGAAACAATTTTTAGAACAAAACCCTGCACAGCAAAGTAAACAGTTGTCAAATATTCAGAAATTGCATTAATGTGAATAAAATGCCCACATGGATATAATTAAATAAGAAACCTAATACATAATATAAGATCTCGTTACAAAGTTAAGGATGTTGAAGTGGCATATTTTGCACAACACGCGTTAACCACTTAAGAAAGCCACTATTAAGTAGAATTATATATTCTTGGTCTACGACAATACGGTTGACAAAATCTCCTAAGCTGAAAAAGAAAGTTGTCATGTTCATTTGATTCAGCAAGACATTTTCTACAGCAAGGATAGGTGAACTTTTAAAACCTGTTGCAGTCTGTTCTCTTACAGACAGCTAGACAGCAAAGCTTTGTCAAACAGTTGAATTAAGCGTTTACTTTATACTATATACAATACACTTGAGAAAAGCAGAGGGGCACGCATGGACGGAAGTATATGATTCTCCTTTGATCATTCTTTCAAATGAGCATGACTTCCCTTCTTTATTGTACAGTCAATTTTGGCAACTGTTTCTCTTGGAAAAATGTGGAAACTGATTCAGACATGATAAAACACGACAGACAACACACTATCTTCCATTTTCCCCATATAGGTGACTGAAATTTTTATGCATCCACGACACAACGAGCTCAATATTTCGCTCTCGCTAAAGGTAGACGGCAAATGCCATACGTCAACATATGCATATGCTTCCTCCAGTTGCTCGCAGGCATACTATATACCACTACTTATAGGCGCTCTGTTCCTTGTCTAGGCAGTTACAAGAAGAGTAATTCCCATATGATAATTACTACTACAAGTAAATGCCCATCAAGTCTAACTTTCACTGTCATGGTATCTCTAACACCACAGCAGGACATCAGGATTCTAAAATGAAATTCCCCATGGCCAAACTCAGAACTAAGGCGTCGGGAACAAATAAAAGCAAATGGAAAGGCATAAAGCTGGCTTGTACGCATTTGTGAGGAGCGAGAATATTAAAACGGGTTAagccaataaataaataaataaatcgtTATTAACAGAAATAGGCGCTTGGATCATATACGCGTTCTGTACATAAATATCACCCGTCCGGATTCTCACGCCATCGTACTTAGAAGTTAGAACCATCATGTAAAAGCCTTGTTCAGTGACCGATAAAGTGGGCATTTTCCCCACTGGGATTTTGTTTACATGAAACAATAGAAACAGACATCAAAACCGAGAATAATCAGGAGCAATaggcaaagattttttttttttttttggaaacatgCACGAACATCCAATCCCATCGGTGCGGCCACCCGTCTCTGACATTACACGCGCTCCCTCCCCGTCCCTCGCAGCAGAAACCCCGCCAAGAAACGTCAGCCAGCACACGGCACAACCGTGGCGGAGGTGAAATCAAGCGGAATCAAGATCACTATACCCTCCAAGGTGCGCAGGGATGATAACCCCTCAGGTCAGAAGGTAACACACCGCAGACGCAACGCATGCACCAGGGTTGTAACGAAAGGTTGAGGCCTAAGTACAGGGGTGAACCAAAATTCCGGGTACTCACCGCAGCGGAGAACGGAGACCTGGCACGGAGGCGACGGAGAGCGGTCGGGCGCGCGTAGTCGAAGCTTGTGGCGGACGGATACTGCCGGTGCCGGAGCAGGAGAGAGCGGAGGGGAAGGGGACGGGAGGGGAGGGGACGGTTTGGGCGGAAAAGGAGGAGGCTTTGGCTTTGCTGGGGGTCGGGTGAAGAAGACTGAAGACGCGTCGTTGGACTGATGAGGCTGACGCTGTGGGCTGTGGCACAGCTGTTGGGGCCGCACCTTTTGTGTTTTACCACACACCCTTTTTGTTTATTTCTGCAAAGTCCCTTT contains the following coding sequences:
- the LOC124685187 gene encoding uncharacterized protein LOC124685187 isoform X1 — protein: MDYPAGSFFSSWPSNSASENYSFVDGSVEPYAEEGTMPPTGYFRARSDQNLKFDEHEKNTAVFTNGCLQYSTQADLLPSENLSEDKPANSLVELQQHQDNGSLQSNLIPQGILQCNSTPGIFDAQLDTPGLLELPHALSSSIESNESEISAFLADVQAVSSASTLCSTYQNVSSYMEPVNLEAFSYQGAQNAAMFNTGYSNGNLPVSDKATMVSLHDSKGFTNGSISSLATAQQSQLAIGGLKAEQQEQYTMCNIPLPSFVSGSPTAVTEPQGALIPSKITSMIHSNKSEYPVPISRSYDAQHQANSAHGNVVSAKPRARARRGQATDPHSIAERLRREKISERMKNLQDLVPNSNKADKSSMLDEIIDYVKFLQLQVKVLSMSRLGAPGAVLPLLADSQTEGRSNLLDIADPEDSLVFEQEVIKLMETSITKAMQYLQNKGLCLMPIALASAISTQKGTSAAAIPPER
- the LOC124685187 gene encoding uncharacterized protein LOC124685187 isoform X2; translated protein: MDYPAGSFFSSWPSNSASENYSFVDGSVEPYAEEGTMPPTGYFRARSDQNLKFDEHEKNTAVFTNGCLQYSTQADLLPSENLSEDKPANSLVELQQHQDNGSLQSNLIPQGILQCNSTPGIFDAQLDTPGLLELPHALSSSIESNESEISAFLADVQAVSSASTLCSTYQNVSSYMEPVNLEAFSYQGAQNAAMFNTGYSNGNLPVSDKATMDSKGFTNGSISSLATAQQSQLAIGGLKAEQQEQYTMCNIPLPSFVSGSPTAVTEPQGALIPSKITSMIHSNKSEYPVPISRSYDAQHQANSAHGNVVSAKPRARARRGQATDPHSIAERLRREKISERMKNLQDLVPNSNKADKSSMLDEIIDYVKFLQLQVKVLSMSRLGAPGAVLPLLADSQTEGRSNLLDIADPEDSLVFEQEVIKLMETSITKAMQYLQNKGLCLMPIALASAISTQKGTSAAAIPPER